The Bacteroidota bacterium genome includes a window with the following:
- a CDS encoding penicillin-binding protein, translated as MKSAKKNKKGNYKTFLKWFWGSVVLVFTLFVLLIIGIIAGVFKKLPDARQLENPETTLATEIYSSDGVLLGKFFNENRSKVAYDEISPNVYNALIATEDVRFEDHSGIDPRGTLAIPYYIIRGKKKGASTISQQLAKNLFGRNQFNTLPKKIIQKLKEWIIAIRLERYYTKQEIINMYLNKVDFGSNSWGIKAASKTYFNKLPDALNVQESATIIGVLKAVTAYNPYLNPERSLNRRNVVLGQMYKYGYIKTQEEFDSLVALPIKLDYKVESHNQGMARYFREFLRMELNEWSKSENIDLYASGLKIHTTIDSRMQTYAEAATREHLTELQELFFKHWDGRKNAPFSKISEKQIESIMTRAVKNSDRYRALKRGGKSWEEIQEDFQIKRKMKLFSYKGDIEKEMSPYDSVYYYKYFLHPGFMAMDTKSGQIKAWVGGIDYKYFKYDHVNKRAKRQVGSTFKPFVYTVGIMEGYSPCLKVPNVPVIFPDFNNWRPRNSDGEYGEIMTLNEGMSKSVNCMTAWVMKQVGPEAVLDLVAKMGIDTSDMDPYPSICLGTPDVSVFEMVGAFNTYGNNGVWVEPTFISRIEDKNGNTIKEYVAREVPVLKNTHNFVMLDMLQSVTRGWGTATRLRYRYNFTNQIGGKTGTTQNNSDGWFIGTTPEITAGCWVGAEDRSVHFRRTDYGQGASMALPIWAYFMKKVYADSTLGYKQSDFEIPEEKLPVELDCSNYEADVEPNALQE; from the coding sequence ATGAAATCAGCAAAAAAGAATAAAAAAGGCAATTACAAAACCTTCCTTAAATGGTTTTGGGGTTCTGTTGTCTTGGTGTTCACACTTTTTGTTTTATTAATAATCGGCATTATCGCGGGTGTATTCAAAAAGTTGCCCGATGCTCGTCAATTGGAAAACCCAGAAACAACATTGGCTACAGAGATCTACTCTTCTGATGGGGTATTGCTCGGTAAGTTTTTCAATGAAAACAGGTCGAAAGTAGCCTATGATGAAATTAGCCCTAATGTTTATAATGCCTTAATTGCAACTGAAGATGTTCGCTTTGAAGATCATTCAGGTATCGATCCTCGGGGAACATTGGCTATACCCTATTACATTATACGTGGCAAAAAGAAAGGTGCCAGCACAATTTCGCAACAATTGGCTAAAAACCTGTTTGGTCGAAATCAATTTAATACTCTACCGAAAAAAATCATTCAAAAACTCAAGGAATGGATTATCGCCATTCGACTGGAACGCTATTATACTAAGCAGGAAATAATAAATATGTACCTCAACAAGGTTGATTTTGGTAGTAATTCCTGGGGTATTAAGGCTGCATCAAAAACATATTTTAATAAATTACCAGATGCGCTTAACGTACAAGAATCTGCAACAATAATTGGAGTCTTGAAAGCTGTTACTGCCTATAATCCTTATCTGAATCCCGAACGCTCATTAAATAGGAGAAATGTGGTTTTGGGCCAAATGTATAAATACGGCTATATCAAAACACAAGAGGAGTTCGACTCGTTAGTTGCTCTTCCCATTAAACTTGATTATAAAGTAGAAAGTCATAATCAGGGGATGGCGCGATACTTCAGGGAGTTTTTGCGAATGGAGCTTAATGAATGGAGTAAAAGTGAAAATATCGATTTATATGCCAGTGGATTGAAAATTCACACCACTATTGATAGCCGAATGCAAACATATGCTGAAGCAGCCACTCGGGAACATCTGACCGAACTTCAGGAGCTCTTTTTCAAGCATTGGGACGGACGAAAGAATGCACCATTCAGCAAAATAAGCGAAAAGCAAATTGAGTCAATCATGACGCGTGCAGTTAAAAACAGCGATCGCTACAGAGCCTTGAAAAGGGGTGGCAAAAGCTGGGAAGAAATACAGGAAGATTTCCAAATTAAAAGGAAAATGAAATTGTTTTCCTATAAAGGCGACATTGAAAAAGAAATGTCACCTTACGATTCTGTCTATTATTACAAATACTTCTTGCATCCTGGTTTTATGGCCATGGATACCAAAAGCGGCCAAATTAAGGCTTGGGTTGGGGGGATTGATTACAAATACTTTAAATATGATCATGTAAACAAAAGAGCGAAAAGGCAGGTAGGGTCAACCTTCAAACCTTTTGTTTATACTGTTGGAATAATGGAGGGTTATTCTCCATGTTTGAAAGTGCCCAATGTACCTGTAATTTTTCCTGACTTCAATAATTGGAGGCCCCGAAACTCGGACGGAGAATATGGCGAAATTATGACCCTAAATGAAGGCATGTCAAAATCTGTAAACTGCATGACTGCATGGGTGATGAAGCAAGTTGGCCCAGAAGCCGTTTTGGATTTGGTTGCAAAAATGGGAATCGACACCAGCGATATGGACCCTTATCCATCAATTTGCCTGGGAACTCCGGATGTATCCGTTTTTGAAATGGTGGGAGCTTTTAATACCTATGGTAACAATGGTGTATGGGTAGAGCCTACTTTTATTAGCCGAATTGAAGACAAAAATGGCAATACAATCAAAGAGTATGTTGCCCGCGAAGTTCCTGTTTTAAAAAACACCCACAACTTTGTGATGCTAGACATGCTTCAATCTGTAACCCGAGGCTGGGGAACTGCCACTCGACTGCGATATCGCTACAATTTTACCAATCAAATAGGAGGAAAAACAGGTACAACTCAAAACAACTCGGATGGATGGTTTATTGGAACAACTCCTGAAATAACAGCTGGCTGCTGGGTTGGAGCTGAAGACCGATCCGTTCATTTCAGAAGAACTGACTATGGACAAGGTGCTAGTATGGCCTTGCCAATATGGGCCTATTTTATGAAAAAAGTGTATGCCGATTCCACGCTTGGATATAAGCAAAGCGATTTTGAAATACCTGAAGAAAAGCTTCCAGTTGAGCTCGATTGTTCGAATTATGAAGCTGATGTTGAACCAAACGCATTGCAGGAATAA
- a CDS encoding tetratricopeptide repeat protein produces the protein MPVRLKKILFLSLPIIAILLSSCLAIQDTGAARFFHNVTARYNIYFNAHERYLTVVEQTEENYIDDYNLILNVYRFPDDAMSKSNASDADEIIRKCSKILDKHKISNWIDDSYYLIARAYFYKGDYFTAIETFQYIISEYENSNLAFESMVWLAKCNYQLGKFDQSTALVSQIKSMQGLPGKLTKELRLLEAYLNINQKDYLSAIKNLEEAISIENKKDYKTRYTFILAQLYQYSNNFEPAISFYEKVINKNPPYDMAFNAKIEVSRCHEVVDERTARSIKARLYKMLKDDKNIQYLDQIYFEIALVDLKIGNTKEAEENLKLSLRYNKSNDNQKAFAYLKLAEFYFDKPNYLLSKAYYDSSSTFLSEDFAGYAELKVTSIVLSELVKHLVIVETEDSLLYLAGLPTKSRDSLIDIVWQAEEQAKRDIELAEQQKKVAEEQEMRYNRDVMMGQNRGLMQPPGVPGSLSASNKWYFYNNSSIELGKSEFAVKWGKRKLEDNWRRKKKLGSISEEGLAQDSAATEEVIEAVLSEDEKKFISEQLKNIPKPKQKYYMDIPFTESQVVASHKRIVEALKKIGDIYLEQLSDTSNSSASYEKLLGRYPSSKYDAQTHYTLFNIYNPSTQSNKKQAHKDSILTKYPNSDYAILVKDPTYFTRMATIKNKEITLLYDQSYQYYLDGDCDLLAQNVSSSNKNYPGNSKNDHFEYLGVLCSGKNKPKKDFIQNLIDFQNNSKNDELKEHANNLVKYLNGEFEHIEKAEVSTEKKVVIDSFLIKTPYKQGPQSPHYFVLFFDSRKVNTENLKTAFSDYNTQYYSLEKLNINTVVFDKNIMLLLVQQFENGSSAQKYYKSIQSDQDFLEKIKNRKPQIAVIHQENFGVLLKEKDAAAYIDYFKKFYK, from the coding sequence GTGCCAGTTCGATTAAAAAAAATATTATTTCTGTCATTGCCAATTATTGCAATTCTACTTAGCAGTTGTCTTGCCATACAGGATACAGGAGCCGCCAGATTTTTTCACAATGTAACAGCCCGATACAATATCTATTTTAACGCCCACGAGCGTTATTTGACTGTTGTTGAACAAACTGAGGAAAATTACATTGACGATTACAATCTAATTTTAAATGTTTACCGCTTTCCCGATGATGCAATGTCGAAGTCAAATGCGTCTGATGCCGATGAAATTATACGGAAGTGTTCTAAAATATTGGATAAACATAAAATAAGCAATTGGATTGATGACAGTTATTACCTCATTGCCCGAGCTTATTTTTACAAAGGAGATTATTTTACCGCCATTGAAACATTTCAGTATATAATAAGCGAATACGAAAACTCCAATCTTGCCTTCGAATCCATGGTGTGGTTGGCCAAGTGCAATTATCAACTGGGCAAGTTTGATCAATCAACTGCTTTGGTTTCACAAATAAAAAGTATGCAAGGGCTTCCCGGAAAGCTCACAAAAGAACTTCGTTTGTTGGAAGCCTATTTAAATATTAATCAGAAAGATTATTTATCAGCCATAAAAAATCTCGAAGAAGCAATTTCTATTGAAAACAAGAAAGATTATAAAACAAGATATACTTTCATACTTGCTCAACTGTATCAATACTCTAACAATTTTGAACCTGCCATTTCTTTTTATGAAAAAGTAATCAATAAGAACCCACCATACGACATGGCTTTCAATGCCAAAATTGAGGTTTCACGTTGTCATGAGGTGGTTGATGAGCGAACAGCTCGCTCCATTAAGGCTCGCTTATATAAAATGTTGAAAGATGATAAAAACATTCAATATCTGGATCAAATATATTTCGAAATTGCACTGGTTGATTTAAAAATTGGCAATACAAAAGAAGCTGAAGAAAATTTAAAACTAAGTCTTAGGTATAACAAAAGCAACGATAACCAAAAAGCATTTGCCTATCTGAAATTAGCTGAATTTTATTTTGATAAGCCAAACTATTTGCTCTCAAAAGCATATTACGACAGTTCATCCACATTTTTGAGCGAAGACTTTGCTGGCTACGCTGAGCTGAAAGTAACCAGCATTGTTCTTAGTGAACTGGTAAAACACCTGGTTATTGTTGAAACAGAAGATAGTCTGCTTTATCTGGCAGGCCTTCCAACAAAGTCAAGAGACAGCTTGATTGATATTGTATGGCAAGCAGAAGAGCAAGCCAAGCGAGACATTGAGCTTGCAGAACAGCAGAAAAAAGTTGCTGAGGAACAAGAGATGCGCTACAACAGAGATGTGATGATGGGGCAAAATCGAGGGCTAATGCAACCACCGGGAGTTCCTGGTAGCCTTTCTGCTTCCAACAAGTGGTATTTCTATAACAACTCATCCATTGAACTTGGCAAGTCGGAGTTTGCTGTTAAATGGGGAAAGAGAAAGCTTGAAGACAACTGGCGTAGGAAAAAGAAACTAGGCTCAATTTCAGAAGAGGGCTTAGCTCAAGACTCGGCTGCCACAGAAGAGGTTATTGAAGCGGTACTTTCTGAAGATGAAAAGAAGTTTATTAGCGAGCAGTTAAAAAACATTCCCAAGCCAAAACAAAAATACTACATGGACATTCCGTTTACTGAGAGCCAGGTAGTTGCATCGCATAAGCGAATTGTGGAGGCATTGAAAAAAATTGGTGATATTTATTTAGAACAGCTGTCCGACACTTCAAATTCGTCTGCATCTTATGAAAAGCTTTTAGGAAGATATCCGAGTTCTAAATATGATGCTCAAACCCATTACACCCTTTTCAACATTTATAACCCAAGCACTCAGTCAAATAAAAAACAAGCTCATAAGGATTCCATTTTAACAAAATATCCGAATAGCGATTATGCTATATTGGTTAAAGATCCTACCTATTTCACACGCATGGCTACCATTAAAAACAAGGAAATCACCCTACTATACGACCAAAGCTACCAGTACTATTTAGATGGAGATTGTGATTTGTTAGCGCAAAACGTTAGCAGTAGCAATAAAAATTATCCTGGAAATTCAAAAAACGATCATTTTGAATATCTTGGTGTACTTTGTTCAGGTAAGAACAAACCCAAAAAAGACTTTATCCAAAACTTAATTGATTTTCAGAACAATAGCAAAAACGATGAGTTAAAAGAACATGCAAACAATTTGGTTAAATATTTAAATGGAGAATTTGAACACATAGAGAAAGCAGAAGTTTCTACAGAAAAGAAAGTTGTTATTGACTCCTTCCTGATAAAAACACCTTACAAACAAGGACCACAGAGCCCTCATTATTTTGTTTTGTTTTTCGATAGCAGAAAGGTTAATACTGAAAACTTAAAAACAGCTTTTTCCGATTACAATACCCAGTATTATAGCTTGGAAAAGTTGAATATTAATACTGTTGTTTTTGATAAAAATATAATGCTTTTACTGGTACAACAATTTGAAAATGGCAGCTCTGCTCAAAAGTATTACAAAAGCATTCAAAGCGATCAGGATTTTCTCGAAAAAATCAAAAACAGAAAACCTCAAATTGCGGTTATTCATCAGGAAAATTTTGGTGTCTTGCTGAAGGAAAAGGATGCAGCTGCTTATATTGATTATTTTAAAAAGTTTTACAAGTAA
- a CDS encoding excinuclease ABC subunit C, translating into MLDFTQQLSLLPNKPGIYKFSNKQNDIIYIGKAKNLKKRVSSYFSKKEGVGARTKIMVSHVVQINYTVVESEQEALLLENSLIKKYQPKYNVLLKDGKTFPFIAIKKEAFPRVFSTRSMIKDGSEYYGPFVSGLNKNMLLDLLQKHFFLRTCKFNLSEEPIKAKKYKVCLSYHINLCKGPCESLQTEQDYMTNIDHVRKILKGKTASVINYVKAQMATAATNLEFEKANELKQTLDALQTYEAKSTVVNPKLSDIDVFSIYSTDKIAIVNYLRITNGAIIQTDTVEIKKSLDESDSDILMLAITEFRERFGSGTKQIVVPIKLDFTDSTVKYTIPKTGDKKKLLELSYKNAWFYFKDLQERKNLQQDKGQRSLSLLKQVQKDLVLKKLPMVIECFDNSNMQGSYPVAALVVFKNAKPFKREYRHYNIKNVEGPDDFASMEEVIYRRYRRLLEEGEKLPDLIVVDGGKGQVSSAYKSLCSLGIEGQVEMVGIAKRFEEIYKVGDTLPLGIDKKSPTNRLIQQLRNEAHRFGITHHRSRRIRGSLVTELNDIKGVGKLTAEKLLRHFKSIQGVKNSNFEELVSLVGKQKTEVIQEYFKKNP; encoded by the coding sequence ATGCTTGATTTTACGCAACAGCTAAGTTTATTGCCCAATAAGCCCGGTATTTACAAGTTTTCAAACAAGCAAAACGACATCATTTACATTGGTAAGGCAAAAAACCTAAAAAAAAGGGTGTCGTCTTATTTTTCTAAAAAGGAAGGGGTTGGTGCTCGTACCAAAATCATGGTTTCCCATGTTGTCCAGATTAACTATACTGTTGTTGAAAGCGAGCAAGAAGCCCTTTTGCTTGAAAATTCATTAATAAAAAAATACCAACCCAAATACAATGTACTGCTCAAAGATGGAAAAACATTTCCATTTATTGCTATAAAAAAAGAAGCATTTCCACGGGTATTTTCCACTCGAAGCATGATAAAGGATGGGAGTGAGTATTATGGCCCTTTTGTTTCAGGTTTAAACAAAAACATGCTACTAGATTTATTGCAAAAACATTTCTTCCTGCGAACATGCAAGTTCAACCTATCAGAAGAACCAATTAAGGCCAAGAAGTATAAAGTTTGCCTAAGCTATCATATTAATTTGTGTAAAGGCCCTTGTGAATCCTTGCAAACAGAGCAAGATTATATGACCAATATTGATCATGTTCGCAAAATACTAAAGGGAAAAACAGCCAGCGTAATCAACTATGTTAAAGCTCAAATGGCAACGGCTGCAACAAATCTTGAATTTGAAAAAGCAAACGAATTAAAGCAAACACTCGATGCACTTCAAACATATGAAGCCAAGTCAACTGTTGTGAATCCCAAATTATCTGATATCGATGTTTTTTCAATTTATTCAACTGATAAAATTGCTATAGTTAATTATCTTAGAATTACCAATGGTGCTATTATTCAGACCGATACGGTTGAGATTAAAAAATCTCTTGATGAAAGCGATTCTGACATTTTGATGTTGGCCATAACCGAGTTTCGCGAACGATTTGGTAGTGGTACGAAACAAATTGTTGTGCCAATAAAGCTTGATTTTACCGATAGCACTGTAAAATATACCATCCCAAAAACAGGAGATAAGAAAAAATTGCTCGAACTATCCTATAAAAATGCATGGTTTTATTTCAAAGATCTGCAAGAAAGAAAAAATCTTCAACAAGATAAGGGTCAGCGCTCATTAAGTTTATTAAAACAGGTTCAAAAAGATCTTGTATTAAAAAAACTACCCATGGTAATTGAGTGTTTCGACAACTCAAACATGCAAGGTTCTTATCCTGTTGCAGCACTTGTTGTTTTTAAAAATGCTAAACCATTTAAACGCGAATACAGGCATTACAATATAAAAAATGTCGAAGGGCCCGATGATTTTGCATCAATGGAGGAGGTTATCTATCGAAGATACAGACGATTGCTGGAAGAAGGGGAAAAGCTTCCTGACTTAATTGTGGTAGACGGTGGCAAGGGTCAGGTAAGTTCGGCTTATAAGAGTTTGTGTTCATTAGGAATTGAAGGACAAGTTGAAATGGTTGGTATTGCCAAGCGCTTTGAAGAGATATATAAGGTTGGCGATACACTTCCTTTGGGTATTGACAAAAAATCTCCGACCAACCGACTTATACAACAATTGAGAAATGAGGCACATCGCTTTGGTATCACCCATCACCGGTCTCGCAGAATACGAGGAAGCCTGGTGACAGAACTGAACGACATTAAGGGAGTTGGAAAGCTTACGGCTGAAAAACTTCTCAGGCATTTCAAATCAATCCAAGGAGTTAAAAATTCCAATTTTGAAGAATTAGTTTCATTGGTGGGAAAACAAAAAACAGAGGTTATACAAGAATATTTCAAGAAAAACCCATAG
- the thiL gene encoding thiamine-phosphate kinase, producing the protein MLSEITFTPINELGEFGLIDRLTEQIQIQNASSIKAGGDDCAVIDYKNKQTLVSTDMLVSNVHFDLLYTPLQHLGYKSIIAGISDIYAMNGMAEQVVVSIAISNQFSIEMLDLLFSGMLTACEQYKVDFVGGDTTTIDTGLVINVTAMGHAAKKEIVYRDGAKKNDILCVSGDLGASYVGLLILEREKQVFLADKQMQPKLEGYDYVLKRQLRPEARIDVVKELKALGVVPTSMIDISDGLSSEILHISKQSKLGCKLFEEKIPIDPTTYNTARELNLDPTTCALSGGEDYELLFTVSAEEFEKLKDHPDFTPIGHMTDLDFGCKMISKSGYEHELKAQGWKVFGAKEGEESAS; encoded by the coding sequence ATTTTGAGTGAAATTACTTTTACCCCAATCAACGAATTAGGGGAATTTGGCCTGATTGATAGGCTTACAGAACAAATTCAAATCCAGAATGCCTCCAGTATTAAAGCTGGTGGAGACGATTGTGCAGTTATCGATTACAAGAATAAGCAAACGCTTGTTTCAACAGATATGCTGGTAAGCAATGTGCATTTCGACTTACTTTACACTCCTTTGCAACATCTTGGATACAAATCCATCATAGCAGGTATTTCAGATATTTATGCTATGAACGGAATGGCCGAACAAGTTGTTGTATCAATTGCTATTAGCAATCAGTTTTCTATTGAAATGTTGGATTTGCTATTTAGTGGTATGCTAACAGCTTGTGAGCAATATAAGGTCGATTTTGTGGGTGGAGACACTACAACAATTGATACTGGCTTGGTCATAAACGTAACAGCCATGGGGCATGCTGCGAAAAAAGAAATCGTGTATAGAGATGGGGCTAAGAAAAACGACATCCTATGTGTTTCAGGAGATTTAGGAGCATCTTATGTCGGCTTGTTAATTCTTGAAAGAGAGAAACAGGTTTTTTTAGCCGATAAGCAAATGCAACCTAAGTTGGAAGGCTACGACTATGTGTTAAAACGACAATTAAGGCCAGAGGCCAGAATAGACGTGGTAAAGGAATTAAAAGCCTTGGGAGTTGTTCCTACATCCATGATAGATATTTCAGATGGATTGAGTTCTGAAATTCTCCATATTTCAAAACAATCAAAATTGGGATGCAAGCTTTTTGAAGAAAAGATCCCTATAGACCCCACTACTTACAATACAGCTCGTGAGCTAAATCTGGACCCCACTACTTGTGCATTAAGTGGAGGCGAAGATTACGAATTGCTTTTTACCGTTTCTGCAGAAGAGTTTGAAAAATTAAAAGACCATCCTGATTTTACACCTATTGGTCATATGACTGACTTGGATTTTGGCTGTAAAATGATTTCCAAATCTGGCTATGAGCACGAACTGAAAGCACAAGGCTGGAAGGTATTTGGGGCAAAAGAAGGTGAGGAATCTGCTTCGTGA
- a CDS encoding M48 family metalloprotease: MKRVLRISPILFAAILFFASCKDEPINIFTVEDDKELGLQVKDEIENDPATYPLLDEAQYPEAYQHLRRIRDTILASGQVGYADDFSWECKLVDEDVLNAFCAPGGYIYVYTGLIKYLDNEAQFAGVLGHEMAHAARRHSTSQLTKAYGISVLLSVIVGNDPGVLAQITSSLLVLAFSRSHENDADAYSVVYLNPSHYDARGVGGFFEKLHEGDSSGLSIPFLSTHPSDASRIENINNKWMELGSVAGDWDSLSYDAFKLSLP; encoded by the coding sequence ATGAAAAGAGTTTTAAGAATTAGTCCCATACTGTTTGCTGCTATATTATTTTTTGCAAGTTGTAAGGACGAACCCATTAATATTTTTACCGTTGAAGACGATAAAGAATTGGGTCTTCAGGTGAAAGATGAAATTGAAAATGATCCGGCAACATATCCCTTGCTTGACGAGGCTCAATATCCCGAAGCATACCAGCATCTTAGAAGAATACGCGATACCATTCTGGCATCCGGACAAGTAGGATATGCCGATGATTTTAGCTGGGAATGCAAACTGGTTGACGAGGATGTGTTAAATGCATTTTGCGCACCCGGTGGTTATATTTATGTTTATACAGGCTTAATTAAATACCTCGACAACGAAGCACAGTTTGCCGGAGTTCTTGGACACGAAATGGCACACGCTGCTCGTAGGCACTCAACGAGTCAGCTTACAAAGGCTTATGGAATTTCGGTGCTACTTTCAGTTATCGTTGGAAATGACCCCGGTGTTTTAGCTCAAATAACCTCCTCATTATTGGTTTTGGCCTTTAGCAGAAGTCATGAAAATGATGCAGATGCTTATTCCGTTGTTTATCTTAACCCTTCTCATTATGATGCTCGTGGAGTTGGAGGATTTTTTGAAAAATTACATGAAGGCGATAGCAGTGGCTTGAGTATTCCTTTTTTAAGCACTCATCCATCAGATGCATCACGCATCGAAAACATTAACAATAAGTGGATGGAACTTGGATCTGTTGCAGGTGACTGGGACTCTTTAAGTTATGACGCCTTTAAACTAAGTTTGCCCTAA
- a CDS encoding T9SS type A sorting domain-containing protein: protein MRRLTFFFILLFPFYSFSQNLNHIESRGDYFHVYTLSVDKGRLSTINLPVSATGVSFQIDLHETFVGSYIICAEEKIDIIANTHDKETAYEGRFKVSELILIEPNCKSIQLYSSLLSGKIVFHLYHAGVIDISKSPTRGDADSLACSKPKTIDQSVWRDGLPAPTENPAFTQTDHVVVHHSAGSNLNTDHLSAIRTIYIYHTQTNGWDDIGYNYVIARDGTIYDAREGHNLVEEDFVKGAHFCGKNSNTMGVSILGTYTNELPPDTAVSALVWLLSWKLHKDQLNPLDSSIHPRGGNDYLPVICGHQDGCATICPGDIFYSQFNQIRNEVWEKIKNCPSNTVLENKTNMEAVVYPQPASSKIFIRIASDFQNTNTLLQLFRADGQIIYQEIQQNTSFSVDVSQFGKGVYFLKIQSDKHYYQQLVLLN from the coding sequence ATGCGGAGGCTGACATTTTTTTTCATTCTTCTTTTTCCATTTTATTCTTTTTCTCAAAATCTTAACCACATCGAATCTCGTGGAGATTATTTTCATGTTTACACCCTTTCTGTTGACAAAGGAAGGCTTTCAACAATAAATCTGCCCGTATCCGCTACAGGAGTGTCATTTCAAATTGATCTACACGAGACTTTTGTCGGGAGCTACATAATTTGCGCTGAAGAAAAAATCGATATTATTGCCAACACCCACGATAAAGAAACCGCCTATGAAGGACGTTTTAAGGTGTCTGAACTAATACTCATTGAGCCGAATTGCAAATCCATTCAATTATATTCCAGTCTTCTTTCAGGAAAAATAGTTTTTCATTTATATCATGCTGGAGTCATTGATATATCAAAGTCTCCTACGAGAGGCGATGCTGATTCATTGGCTTGTTCAAAACCAAAAACAATTGATCAGTCAGTTTGGAGAGATGGTTTGCCTGCTCCTACTGAAAATCCTGCTTTTACCCAAACAGACCATGTTGTTGTTCATCATTCAGCTGGTTCAAACCTAAACACAGATCATTTGTCAGCAATCCGAACAATTTATATATACCATACGCAAACCAATGGATGGGATGATATTGGATACAATTATGTTATTGCTCGTGATGGTACAATTTACGATGCAAGGGAAGGGCATAATCTGGTTGAAGAAGACTTTGTGAAAGGAGCCCATTTCTGTGGTAAAAATTCTAACACCATGGGCGTATCAATTCTGGGAACCTATACCAACGAATTACCCCCTGACACAGCAGTCAGCGCGCTTGTTTGGCTTTTATCATGGAAGTTGCACAAGGATCAATTAAATCCATTAGACAGCAGCATTCATCCACGAGGAGGCAACGATTATCTTCCCGTTATTTGTGGCCATCAAGACGGTTGTGCAACCATCTGCCCAGGCGATATCTTTTACAGCCAGTTTAATCAAATACGAAATGAGGTCTGGGAAAAAATAAAGAATTGCCCATCAAATACAGTTCTTGAAAACAAGACTAATATGGAGGCAGTTGTTTACCCACAGCCAGCAAGCTCAAAAATATTTATTCGGATTGCATCGGATTTTCAAAACACAAACACGCTGCTTCAGCTTTTCAGAGCTGATGGTCAAATTATATATCAGGAAATCCAACAGAACACTTCTTTTTCAGTTGATGTTTCCCAATTCGGAAAGGGTGTTTATTTCCTCAAGATACAAAGCGATAAGCATTATTATCAACAGTTGGTTCTGCTAAACTAA